The following proteins are co-located in the Heteronotia binoei isolate CCM8104 ecotype False Entrance Well chromosome 21, APGP_CSIRO_Hbin_v1, whole genome shotgun sequence genome:
- the NFKBIA gene encoding NF-kappa-B inhibitor alpha: MFHSSTVDYPMDYTMDGHPRDLLKKDRQLSLVQDDRHDSGLDSMKDEEYDQLVQELKDIRVQPKEACTALQSAPCQPAQAWKQQVTEDGDTFLHLAIIHEEKPLSLEIIRQTGCDKAFLNFQNKLGQTPLHLAMITDQPEIAEALLKARCNPEIRDFRGNTPLHIACEQGSLRGVGVLTQYSLYHHLTSLLHLRNYNGHTCLHLASIQGYLAIVECLLSLGVDVDAKEPCNGRTALHLAVDLQNEELVSLLLKHGADANKVTYQGYSPYQLTWGRNNSVIQEQLRPFTTLDLQMLPESEDEDSCESESELTEDELLYDDCVIGGRFVPC, from the exons ATGTTTCATTCCAGCACTGTGGATTATCCAATGGATTATACGATGGATGGTCACCCCCGGGATCTGCTGAAGAAGGACCGGCAGCTCAGCCTGGTCCAGGACGATCGCCACGACAGCGGCTTGGACTCCATGAAGGACGAGGAGTACGATCAGCTCGTCCAGGAGCTGAAAGACATTCGCGTCCAGCCCAAGGAAGCCTGTACGGCCCTGCAGAGCGCTCCCTGCCAGCCGGCCCAGGCTTGGAAGCAGCAAGTGACCGAAGACGGAGACAC ATTTCTCCATCTGGCTATTATTCATGAAGAAAAGCCTTTGAGTTTGGAAATCATTCGCCAGACAGGATGTGACAAAGCCTTCCTGAATTTCCAGAATAAGCTAGGCCAG ACTCCACTTCACTTGGCCATGATCACAGATCAGCCAGAAATTGCTGAGGCTCTTCTGAAAGCCAGATGTAACCCAGAGATCAGGGACTTCCGAGGAAACACACCTCTGCATATCGCTTGTGAACAGGGATCTCTGAGGGGCGTTGGTGTTCTCACGCAGTACTCCCTTTATCACCACCtcacctccctcctccacttgcgcaaCTACAATG GACACACGTGTCTCCATTTGGCATCTATTCAAGGGTATCTGGCCATTGTTGAATGCCTCCTGTCCTTAGGAGTGGATGTCGATGCTAAG GAACCATGCAATGGTAGAACTGCCTTGCATTTGGCTGTAGATCTGCAGAATGAAGAACTAGTGTCACTCCTGTTAAAACATGGTGCAGATGCAAACAAAGTCACCTATCAGGGCTATTCTCCATACCAGCTCACTTGGGGGAGAAACAACTCTGTCATACAGGAACAGCTGAGACCATTTACCACATTGGACCTACAGATGCTGCCCGAAAGTGAAGATGAAGATAGCTGCGAATCAGAATCAGAGTTAACTGAGGATGAA CTTCTGTATGACGACTGTGTTATTGGAGGACGATTTGTGCCTTGTTAA